The Phlebotomus papatasi isolate M1 chromosome 3, Ppap_2.1, whole genome shotgun sequence genomic sequence aaaaagatacccaatattagtaacaaatttgttccaaaaaaaaatagatcgtctagtataaaatcgtatccctcctttCACACTCACTCACCCGTCAACAACAAAGCGAGGAGGACGTCttatctgtggcaattttcgtgctacatggtttcttACTTAtgcggtcttcagattagagatttagcccaatgcccgaaggtctcaaaatcctaaataacgaaCAATTTTAAACTTATCTGCAATTATCCactcctaagttatttttttccgaaaaattgtgattgataagaaattagagcagttaagccataagactaagtctcaggtctgaagcccgtattagagcTTTCGGTCagtatcaaacttaaggtcccctgattCCCCTGACCCGAGGTATAaggctccaaaaaaaaatattaaaatggccattactccggttctaattgtgagaatttaaaaagtgagggcgttttaaaaagctcttgtgaaatgccacttccccttctaacatcagaAGTTTATAAAattaccgctaggggcgctgcagtttccaaaaagtggcgtaggttcgctgtggttataatagaaccggggagatatgaggggtcaaagttcacgaaattcaaaaccagatatttccggttctatttgaccgattttgacgagtaAGGGCGAAAATTAAAGGTCTCGCAaagcgctacaactttctagaatatttgaacttcgtaggacAAACGCTATGAACGCCAcaatcgaaaaaccaattttcatattaggggaaagtacactcccttcaaacgttcatgccttcgaataatgtgaattttcttttattctccttagagatttacacataattattatgtaattatcaataattgatgatgagctaactaatatttattaaaaatgtgtaagtcatCAGCATTTTTTGCTCAGATTGTCATCTGTTCGATTTTTTCCTTGTAGTGTATAACTTCAAAAcgcatttttgaggttatactATACTATTtataagagtttaattgactCACCATTTTTGGCgcttttgtaaaattataatatATGCCTCTCAATTATGATGTAAAGGAAGTTGAATAAGAGATTTAAGTTAATATTAAAGTGTCAATAAATTAAGGACATTGAATTTACCATTTTGAGGTTAAGTTCAATATAAAacattcaataaatttaaactGTTGCAACTTCAAATGAGCACGAGCAACCACAAATTCTCCAAGAATTGAACCTTACTGGGGGTCCCAGTATTATGCATATTGCGATTTATGCATAATAATGGGATAAAACCGATAAAGCAATTTCGCATGATTTTTCTCAATAGCGAAAATATGCATAGGGGAAACCGGgccagaattagccacgcatggtattagacagtgggatgttatagcctgccgtagaaggaatattgaagaaaccaaTACTTATTCGAAGAAAACACATTCCTTCtgattcattgaaatatttatcattatCAGGCTTCTACAGacatttttcatacaaattatacacaatggaaaatttcattttctggcTAATTCTGGCCCAGTCTTCTTAATCCCAGGACCCCGTATTCccttcattgaaaaaaaaggtaGTGCGTTGAGGTTAGGGTGAATATAACCTTCAAACTTGAAATGGAAGAAAACTTCATAATTCTACAAACCTTGTCAATTACctgtaagggaattctgtaacagtatgacaatgtcatatgacaaatttaaaaatttttatgtggtaaattccaAAGTACTTATCATAAATCCGACTCATATAAGTTACAAAAAGCTTCATAAAGCTCTTTGCAATGACCATTTTATGCTCATTAGATTTTAAAGTTATCCTATACTCTCGaattttaccacgaaaatttgtcatatgacattgtcatactgttaaaaacgttacagaATTCTCATTCTTGGAGTAGGACAAGATGAAAACCCAGTGAGCATCTAATGGCCATTTTTAACAACTTAGTGAAGCTCTCAATAACTGATATGAGttgtattttttctattatttcttCTGAATGTActacataaaaaatttaaatttgtcatatgacattgtcagactGTTAGAGAATTCCCCTAGTATTCTGTGATTATTTATTCATGAAATACGAACaaatagaataatttaaaatggattacaggttattttaaatgtttttaataagCATTTCCtttaattccaaaaaaataagCGATCTATAAAAAGTTAATCAGTACTATTACGGAATCCTTACGACTGAATCAATCACTACACTGACTGAgataaatccaaaaaagttaaaataacattccggaaatgttaattttaccctgcagtattgatccgaaatcggtgtaaatattatgctttttaggttattaggggttaaaattacccttttttgtgttaattttacccctaaaaaagtgcaaaattaacattaaaaaatgttaattgtagcctctttttttctcagtgaagaaaacaAGGGGATTTTTCCtcgtaaatttaacactttttaggtgtaaaaatatataataattttttaatattaattttacacctttttaagtgtaaaattaacatggaaaagggtaaatttaacccccaataacctaaaaagggtaatatttacaccgattttagatcaatagtgcagggtaaaattaacatttccggaatgttattttaactttttcggattttttcagTGATGCAATTTAAaaggtttctttttttcttttttttctttttcgaaacTCTCTTTTTcggttttcttcttttttcgaaattaaagtgTTTAGATTTTTATTGTTCGGCCATTTGCAAATTAGATTAAGAAAATGCatgcttgattttttttgtagcttCGACAGCAGAAAAGGGACCTGGGGGATCGCTATCCCGCTGTAGCTACTGTGAGAACAAACCTGGCCAGATTCACCAAGTACGTCGAAGCTGGACTGAAGAAATACAAACCGCTGACGTGAAAATCACTCAAAGTCGttgcaattgaaaataaaaagaaaaacttagtaattttcattgtaatttaatTGTATAGAGaatgtgctttttttttaaatacttctaCAATGTAATAAGGATTATTGTATTTTCTACAACTTCCGGCAGCGTCTCCGGACTCGACTGTATGCTGCTGTATTCATCATGATGAATAAATTGTTGTATAAATTAACTGCTAAATTGTATCACGCTCGATCAACTATCCAAATGGCACTAAaggataaaagaaaaatgtacCTGGCCTTAAGTGGGAACATCGACATCTTCTGAGGAAAGATTTCGACTGCGTCTTGGTTTCGGCAGAGGATTCCACTCAATGCTGCTCTTCTTGGTTTGGTTGTCGTTCTGGTCCTTTTCTTCAGGTTCTCGGAGCTGAACGCACTTGTCGAAGGAATTATTATTGAATTCCTGAACAACTACGGGAATATCGGAAGTTTCCTGCTCTTCCAATTCCCTTATCAATTCCCTCATTTCTTGCTCTTTCTGCTCCAATTCTCGGATATTCCTGTTGAGGCTGTCTGAGGACTTTCTCCTCTGCACATCTCTCTTCTGACTCTCAATATCCTGCATAATACTCTGCACCCGACTATCATCCTCATAGTTGATCTTCAAGAGGCTCTGACTCTTGTTAATTGACTCAATGATCTCCTGCACCGATCTCTGACGCTCAACCGGATTCTTTCGATGATTCTCACCAGCTGCATCATCCGTTTTCAGTGGTGCAAAGCGGATTTCATACTTTTCCATCTCCACAACGACATTTCTGTAAGGATCTGACTTGTCCTTAACCCTATCCTTGGCATCTTCTTCAGGAACTTCTCTTTTCACCTCCTTAATCTCTTCCTTCTGGACAACTTCCTCTTTTGATTCTTTCTTCGAAGGTTCCACTTCTGCTGGTTCTTGTGCTTCCTTCACAGAAGTTTCCTCAACTTTAACGACTTTAACACTTTCCTCCTTTTCCGGAGACTTCTTCTCCCCTCCAACACTCGACAGATCATCAGTAGACTCAGTAATCCTAAGCTCAATCTCACTCTCTTGAGTCTTGGTAACCTGAAACTTCTGTGCATCCTTCTTCTCCCTCCTGGGAACAGGAACAGGAATTGATATCTCTCCACACTCTTTGGACTCTTCTGCTTCCGAACTCTTCACAAAGTTCTCAATTtcagcagttaaattcgaaatttcAGCTGCTTTCTCCCTATCCTTCTGCTCTTCCTGAAAGttaaacatttacaaaaaaataatctttcctCCCCCTTAAAAcgcaaaattcattttttgctgGTTTATCagcgaaaatttaaaaaaaaatgacctaTGATTTGATTGATGTGAaatttttaaccaatttccGTCGCATTTCCTGCTTAAAAGCACGAAATCGACCCATTAATCCCTTCTTCTTCCGCTGCAGGATGGTTTGCATGGAGGAATTCAATGATTGTCCTTTAATAAAATACTTCCCATTTCCTCCCTcccccccccaaaaaaaaaggattCTTTCACTTACATTTGCTGGAGACTGTGGAGTAGTGATGACGGGAGTTGGAGGTGGTGGAGCTCTCCTCTTCTTTCGAGCAGGTCTCTTAGCTGATCCTACTCCAGACGATCCTGAAGCTGAAGCCATATTTTCGTCCTCATCGAAAGGATTTGAACTAGTTAAACTCTGCTGCGaagaactaaaaaaaagaataaaaataaactacAGGGGAGGCTTTCaaacttcgcacatactctagcttcgaacacttcatattttaccCATATTTCACATAtctttagttttttgaaaataataaaaagactttaaattaatataagaaaatatctAGACATGAATCCTGAGTAAAAGATTTCAGATTTGCGATTTTAAAGGACCCTCTAAGCaaggtaaaataattttatattttattgaaaatggtAAATGACATCACTCTGCGGTCTTCAGTGACCTTCACATAAGTCGATATtatctaaaacattttttttactttcttcaTCAGTCCCTTCTTGATCTTCAAAACTATATGATTTGGTCtgtttttaactgctcgaactcaaagctATATATTagctattttattattattagctatattattatatataagccatataatccacttttcccagttgtgacacggctagaggccaaacggtaggAGAGATTGACTTCTAGTCTTCGACGACcctccataagtcaacattgTCTAGAACAATCTTTTTTCCTTTTCACACCCTTCACACTCTCCTTCtcgtcaaaaacatgtttttttctgtttatttcaaaaacggatcctagatttttttcattttcgaacatgttttagaggtagccaCCGTCTTTAGACACCCatgttcgaaaaaaaatttaaaatcaaattcattaagGTCAAGATATTAAGCCACTTTGGAGAgtctatttttctatttttacatTTAGTTTtcgaaagatcttgaaatttccaacatgGCTGCTTTGGACTCAGtcggtaataaatcggtaaTGTACCCGTAATTAagactaaacctaccaaaacccggtcaaattgaccggtttgtttaaaattaacatatatttaatttaaacggtacaatgtcactatcagactttatgattttcttaatatattcatgtaatatatttttcaatgtttaaattttaatttttcgctcTTCTCCGAGAAAAATTCGTTGAGTATattaccctaccgcggtttgtcatttgaccgaaaatgaccaaaaatggatttttcggtcaatcaataaatattgaagTCAAAACACGGTAAAGACCTTCAAGAAATGTCCTGTATTTCCTCCTTTTACAACGTTTCGGACAtgggttgtctccttcctcGGGTCTACAATTtgttttggacaattttttaaaatattttctttttcatggtataaatattctaaaaaataaaataaaatattttctttttcaaaatggtCGGTAAGTTTATTGTTAATGCATCTTTTTCggatttaggggaaagcgcgctacctttggacgattCGAGCTCCGGACAATTCAATTCTTTCTCTATGTTcgttatggatttcacccacagctttttctgaaaatttaagcaTTGGACTAGGTATTAGAATAAAATATTGGaatggaccaaattcatttataacacatttaaaaaaaagtaatttgtgtgaagcataaatcgtccaaaGATAGCGCATTTTCCCCTACTTATTTATTTGTCCGCATgattgttactcatgctaaaatattctaaaatgtgcttttcttaagcaattctttattttgaaatcttgttttttttatttatgaatcTATTTAATCGGTACGAAACCGCAATGCACCCAGAAAGCCATacgaaaagataatacacggatAGTTCTTTCTCTTGAATTAGAACAATCCGCAAAGCTAGAACGCTTTGGCATtcctttttaaatatattttaggaaCAATCCAGGCGAGTATTTCGTTCATAGGGTATCAGCATTACTTGTGGTCTGTATTTACTTAATGCGTCTCAAgtcaaaaaaatctatttttttaatttttttttcattttatggtataacatttgaaaaatattttcttgaaatttcaagtcaatcagAGTAAAATactcggaggtagagcagttaGTTACGCATTCCGCCCgcgcgcgcatattgttgtaaaattttaaacgcgtttttctcaaaacaccgttttacaatgcggtagtcaagaaTACTCAAGagatttcgaacccggctgcattggtcttgaaccggtaatgaaccggttaagtaccaatttttgaataattttccatccccaataattaaaatcccctaaaaaatattttttcggtttttctcaaaattggcccaagctttttcaatgatttttggatatgttttagaggtagttcaggcaaacatttcgccctaacatacttatgaccagaaaattcggcattttgaattattgaaggtcaaatgtcaaccactttggaaggctaatttctcaaccgatatggttaaatttgtattatttggcAAGGTATTAAGATTTTGAACTCGGCTGCATTAGTCTTCATGGGTAATGAATGGGTTAAGtaccaattttttatttacaaattatacttttgtgatttataagtcaatttgatctctagtagtgctcgaactcatctctcgtgagttcgagcattctgcaaagctgggacgctttgccatcttttttttatgattttcttgtAATTGTTGAACCAATTTAAATCGATAGTAAACCGGGATGAACTCGAAAACTCCACGAAAAGACAACTCACTCAATGAGACCCAAAGGTGTAGCCAGGAGACTTACAAAATGTTGGTAAATTGTATAAcgtacaaaaaaaatcgtaaaagtttatactttttcacaaacattgttcgtgacatgatcacttgacgaccATTTTTTATTCTCTTAACAGATATTTGTTCGTTTTTTGTTTGTCTAGCAAAAcagcaaaactttacgaacaactgacaaaattttacgaatatttttctgtgtggtTACAAACATTTAAGTGtgatgtttttgaataaatttttaaagtctttttcaattacaaaattttatttaaaaattaaaaaaatagatgaatttgataaaaaaaagaaatattcttacCTGTGTGCCATGTGATTTCCGCTGTATCTAGAAGACATTTGAGGAGTCTTTGATCCTCCCCGATTAACAAATTCCTGTCCATTTTGCATGGTGTTCCTGTATCTGTCTGTGCGACTGAAAGGTGATCCCTGCTGAAAAGTACTCATATCCTGGAGAGAACTTCGATACCGAGCACTCCTCTCGAAGCCACTGTTGAGACCCACAGATACTGTGTGCCTGGCACTGGGATCAAGAGTATGATAGGCACGATCTGTATCATGTTCCTCCACAAGAAGAGTCCTTCTCAGCGGCGGAGGACTCTCTGAAGTCTTGTTGACACCCAATGTTGACGATTTCTTCTTCAATCTGAAGGATTTTAGTGTCCTAGAAAAAATTTCAGTAATAAATCACCAAGCATACAGaactacaaaaaaaacaaagaaaattcataCCACAAATCCCTCAATCCATCGAGACTAAAGCTATTGCTCCTTTTGGTCTTATCTGACCTCTTTCCAATCTTCCAGAATCGCAGTCTTTTGTGCTGTTCATCCTCATAGAAGGGATTTAAATGCTCAGGATAGTCATAAATGGATATTTGACTGGAAGTACGTCCCCCAAAGCGTTTTCCGTTCATTGTTTATAACACAGATATCTGCGATAGAGAGAATAAAGACAACAATTATTGAGATACTTAACTAGAAGGCCCAAAGAAAGAATTAATTATGAATGCGACAGTGCGCATCGGACATCAATAAACCACGAATAACAAAAGTTTCTTAATAACAGtgtttttaattctttcattAACATCAAATAAAGGGGACTTTTTCAAGTTGTCGCTTTGTATGGCGTTTGCACCCAAAAATATCCACATTTCGTCATCCAGTTTTTATTAGTTGTGCAGAAATACACAAAAACACGTCGTATAACATCTCTTGATTGTTGGCCACACCACAGAAAATCATTTCCTCTTAGCGCTACTATTTTACTTGATTTACTAAAATAAAACCGAGGGGTTTAGAACTGGAAtctcatttgatttctcaaaaaataattGAGAATTTTAGAGTTAatataaatatacaaaaatgtgtaatttttgtgtaataTACTACACGTTTGTGTGAAGCGACAAAATATTGTAACCAAAATGGTTGATTGATTACTGATTACACAATTGAGTGCATTTTGTTAGATATTTTGTGTAAATGCTTTCAacaaatgtgtaaaaattacaaaaatgtgtagcagtacacaaaaattacacatttatgtgaatttacaataaaaatcacgataaaactGCTAATAACTTTTACTACGTAAATTATTACCAAATCAACAGCCCGAAAATAATCTTTCAGTCTTTGCTCATTtagttattaatttattgaaattttatcttaatcacgaaaaaacttttaaaatctattaagaattgtattaattcaaaatctttgagataatattgaaaattttaacacaaaaataaaataacttctttttttaaataaatacctTCTAgtggaataaaagaaaattaagaatggaaaaaattaaaataatattgaaataacaTTTTAGAgacacatttaaaaaatatttattacatggtttttctttcttaatatttaaatatattgacAATACAAGTGGTACCACAATTAAAAGCATTAGAATCGAAAACACAGTGTGaattttcaattagaaatataGAATAGTTAAGATATCTACAACTGGTGACAGTTGGTGGTCATCCGGCATTCGGGTAGTGATATATTCAagtttttgggaaaaaaaaatacacagacAGCATAGGAAATGCCAACTCCAAATGACTCTCCTGTGAAGTTGTCAAAGAGAGAGCCGTTATATAatcgtattaggtgagattcttaacaatctcacctactataatcctaacaaaatttcatgtcctccgatcgcgctcaaacttggccaaaatgtgtttcgccacttcctgatcacgaatatatggggggctaagttacgttcccggccggccggccggccgtccgtccggccggccggccgtccggccgctctttggagcttaatagctcctaaactaaaaaagatatcgacttgcggttttcggcaaaggttaaatatcgtatgaaaattgcaacttggtgcattgaccccccaccccccacccctccttccgccattttgaagacccccctttttttgttttctcaatagctccgcccctatggcatcgagcgggctcaaattttagtatgttatagctgggccatagagctttccatcagtaccaaacttaaggtcccccgacccccctgacccgagctataagggtccaaaaaaattttcttaaaatggcgataactccggttctaattgtcagaatttaaaaaatgagggctttttggaaagctctcgtgaaatgccacttcctcttctaacatcgcaagttcataaaaccaccgctaggggcgctattattaaaaagaaaatttttaaatcttaaaagttaaataactcaaaaattccttatgcaatcgggctgaaattttagtatgttgtagccgttgattatacctatcaaacaaaaaaaaccttaagtcgatccataacccctgacccgagctataaggggtcaaagttcgaacattgaccggcctctatctccggttctaattaacatatcgacttaaattttacctttttggtttcgtatcgatgagcactttcagatggaagttcaaaaagtcactacaggtggcgctgtgatagcgtcaaaattcatcgaaattcaaagtcacttttctcaaaaacggcattgtgcaagttaatgaaattttagtatgttgtagtccagtctaggacgtttccaaaatggtgcgtatgtgcgctgtggtttcaatagaaccggagatatgaggggtcaaagttcacaaaattaaaaaaaatcatatctccggttctatgtcaccgattttgataaataagagcttaaacgaaagatctcaccaaatactacaactttctagaacatttgaacttcgtgcgaccaacaccaggggcgccacattcaaaaaacgaatttcaatatcacataacctcaattatctcgactgtcgctgaaccgattttgatgattacttcgacataattgtagaggacatttgtctctacatttcgtccatacatcattttccggtcagactacgctatcactccgattttgccgtttaagtgtgaaaaaattgatttttcccataataacgctttgaaatcactcagataccaatttgactgcctctactccaccaagacacttaaaatagggttttaaatggaaagtcccacagaatacaacaattctttgatatagttgaagttcaacaaatgactacttggggcactctgatggataaaaaaacgagttaagaagcaaaaaacctcgattatcttggcttctgagtaatcgatgagatcatgttctatggaaaaattatagagaacattctggtctacattttatccatataacacttttctgtcagttcatccaaatccttgatattttggtttaaatacaaaatttgtataatttcacgaatttgattcaagataactgaatggcgtctcccaacttcagctctaaatcgaatttgcatgcactccgagttagctcacgttaagaatctcacctacataagccggttaggattatctgtcccttttttcaacttgtcaccgttctgaagtttaaacggtaaaaaatatcaacttccgatcttcgatgacccccaataaaaaaatatctctagATTCTAgatgttttttcttcttctccaaCCCTCTTCGATcacctccaaaatcatgtttttggtttcctcaaaattggcccaaacttttttaatgatttttggaaatatgTATATTAGAGGTAGTCCGGGCACTCACTGGTCGAGTGGTAGAGCACgcgttctatgatgcaagtatcccgggttcgaatcccctttaggtcaccaggtgtt encodes the following:
- the LOC129807055 gene encoding neurofilament heavy polypeptide; translated protein: MNGKRFGGRTSSQISIYDYPEHLNPFYEDEQHKRLRFWKIGKRSDKTKRSNSFSLDGLRDLWTLKSFRLKKKSSTLGVNKTSESPPPLRRTLLVEEHDTDRAYHTLDPSARHTVSVGLNSGFERSARYRSSLQDMSTFQQGSPFSRTDRYRNTMQNGQEFVNRGGSKTPQMSSRYSGNHMAHSSSQQSLTSSNPFDEDENMASASGSSGVGSAKRPARKKRRAPPPPTPVITTPQSPANEEQKDREKAAEISNLTAEIENFVKSSEAEESKECGEISIPVPVPRREKKDAQKFQVTKTQESEIELRITESTDDLSSVGGEKKSPEKEESVKVVKVEETSVKEAQEPAEVEPSKKESKEEVVQKEEIKEVKREVPEEDAKDRVKDKSDPYRNVVVEMEKYEIRFAPLKTDDAAGENHRKNPVERQRSVQEIIESINKSQSLLKINYEDDSRVQSIMQDIESQKRDVQRRKSSDSLNRNIRELEQKEQEMRELIRELEEQETSDIPVVVQEFNNNSFDKCVQLREPEEKDQNDNQTKKSSIEWNPLPKPRRSRNLSSEDVDVPT